Genomic DNA from Perca flavescens isolate YP-PL-M2 chromosome 23, PFLA_1.0, whole genome shotgun sequence:
CGGTAAAAGGTTTACGGTGGAAGAGGAAAACCAAAAATCATGGCTCAGCATCAAACATCCGTTTAAAACTAAATCAAAACAAGATGTGAAAAGTGATGACCATATCATGAGATTGTATTCCAAATTACAAGTTAAGGCCAGGCAATGCAGGCAAATACATgttggaaagagagagagaaaaagaaggcCCTCTCTCGAtctgcttaaagtgctcatattatgctcattttcaggttcataattgtatttagaggttatatcagaataagtTAATTTTtagggactttgggcttttttactttgtaaaacTATAACGTGTacaaaaacataacacaataaaggaaaagccaaaaagcataatatgagcacttaaaaaaaaaaaaaaaaaaaaaaatgttgtgtcaACGCCTAATTTTAAACTAATTACCCAATTTCAGATCCCATTTTTTAGCTCAGAGAAACTATACTAGAGGAATACAGTTTCAAAGACTTTGAAACTCTCTAGATAATCGAGTTGTCGGAGAAACATTGTTAACAGCACCCTCCTGAAAGACAGGAAGGTGAAACGTGTTAGCCAGGAAGTCCTTACAGGCGTTCTTGCTGGCGTTGTCCATAGCGGTCATCCTGGCACTCTGCTCAGAGGTGGTGGACTCCTTCATGGCCAGGAAGATGATGTTGACCAGAGCAAACTCCTGGTAGTTCCTCAGCACGTCAGCATCAATGTCATCATAGATTCCCATACTCTCTGTAAGGGGACGGACACACAAGTTCAGTATCTCTCTGTTGGGGATCCCTGAGGAGCCGTGTAAAACttctcaattttattttttttaaccctacCTGAATTAGTAATTGTGTCGGTGGAAAACAAAGGCTTCCTGTCCGTCTTGTATGAGATAACAGACCTGcatcaaagagagagagatttattttcatgaccaatacaatacaatattttaCCCATTTAAGAAACAGACAAGTcaatctttacattttttttttacacaaatgcaaataaagaaaaaaggtcAAAACTAAAAATCTCATACTTGAATCTGTTGAAGAAGACGGTGCCCTGGTCAAATTCGTGTCCAGAGTTGAGCAGCTCGGATGCGACGATCGAAGCGTCATTGAAGCTGGGGGGCTTGCGGCCCACCTCCTTACAGTTCAGAATGATGTGCTGTCCATGAGACCTGATAAGGAACAGGGGGTATTATTTGTACAGTAAAACAATCTGCACACTTTCTTTGATTTTTACTAAATATGAATTATGATTAAGAGTCCTGTGTTGGTCTGAATCAGGCTCTCTCAATCGTTTCATGCCCATAACCCGATTTTAAAATTCTCATGATGAAGATGCAATGAAGCTCAGAGCTAATTATGAGAGTTAAGTTATACAAACACAGGGCAAAAACTTGTAATCTAAGAAAtcgtttatttatttcacttctTCCTTTACCAAAACTGTCCATTAATCCattagggctcctgcacactggctgcatggagtgagcgtgtcagctgcgtgtcggctcccatgttaaccgGTTAGAgcttttaataaatgacattttgatgtttgaaagtctttaggttttgacataaatgcagatataactgtaattaaaaaaaatgaataattattgattttcaaatattgcacctgtcgataaagaacaaaatattctgtagcccattttgccgtcaatactgccaacgtcgtccttgctgtaatcaaatcagtatacaCCCTGAAGAAGGTTGTCTGCGCTGCTACGCGTGGGTTGCTTCTCCCCATGTCCTTTAAATTTTCTATTATGAAATAGCCagtaaaataaaggctttttaaataattttgaagaagagtgccttggatTTCAATTTTTTCTACACTTAATTGAAGTCCCGACCCTAAAGAGCACCTTCAAAACATCTGATTGAGCTTCCTGAGCACCCtggacttttttttgtcttcagtatatatttatgggaaacatacatgtgtccagacaaggctagcagcatcGCGTCaaacacgtttctggtgtgcaaagacatagaaaaggccatgcagccgccacgcaacagaaacgccacgctcacgccacgtaggcagtgtgcaggaggccttagGTTTCGATTGAGTGAAGCATGCTTTTATACTACCAAAGCAATTAATCAAATACCAGCATACCAAAACCTTTGCTAAAATTGTTAATAGCTACTACTTATACAATTATTACCAACATTGACAAGAGGGAAACTACAATTCATTTGCAACTAGCAGTTACCTATTCTGAACCCTTTTAAAGAACTAACACAGGACTCCAGCTGAACAACACCAAATTTCTGCCACTAATAAACAGAGACACCATGACCAGCTAAATAGCTGCTCAGAAAAGCCCAACACTGGACCCGATTAATTTCATCAATGTTATGAAGATGAACGATTTTCATTTGTACCTGTGCAGCAGGTTTCTCAGCTTGTCTCCCACATTGACCACCATGACCTCGTTGCCAGCGCTGGTCAGGGCGGCGATCTCGCTCTTAATGAGCTTGGCCACACCAGTGTGGATGGCACCACAGAGTCCACGGTCAGAGGTCACACCAATGAGCAAATGCTTGGCGGACTTGTCCTCCGGCGCTTTGATTTCGGCCTTCTCGTACAGGGCTGGAGAGCAGAGATGAAACCGTGGAATCTTAGTCCAGTgtcaaaaatttaaaaacaccaTCAAGTATAAAAATAACTACTCATATCAAGGGATATATAACATGGAGCCAAGGTGTACATACCCAGAGCACCAGTGCCATAGACTCTGGCTGGCTTCAGCTGCCTCTCAGCACGAGCATACTTGGCAGCGGCCACCATTTTCATGGACTTGGTGATTTTCTGGATGTTCTTGATGGACTTCAACCGAAGGGTGActagagagaaaagaggataTTAGTCAGTAGCAACATTGCATGGTATACAATCAACTGTGATGACAAATGTGGTTGACAACTCTCTAAACTACATTTACTGTCAACTCGCTTTGTTGAACACTAACAACGTTTTGCGATTCCCTAGGATTAGCTGTGCAATTCAGTATCTCCTATCGTAATGCTGTTTGACGTAAATGGtaaaaggtggagggtggggccttgaccaactgccactttgctcgtctGAAAGccatgttgtctctctctctcatgggcgggccaaattctctgggcggtcaaagcagagaaaggggaggtaaccttgctccttatgacctcataaggagcaagattccagatcggcccatctgagctttcattttctcaaaggcagagcaggatacccagggctcagtttacacctatcaccatttctagccactggggaacacatattaatgttaaaaaacctcataaagtaaaattttcatgccatgggagcTTTAAAGCTATAATAATGAATAGTAGTAAAGAGTGAAATAAAAACTACATCTAAAGAACTAGATTAAAAATTACAATAGATTTAAAAGCAATACTAATAAAATAGCTTtaaaaagttgactaaaaacGGCTGCTGAGCGCGTCATTGGAACACCATTGCCTTCACTCAGACATGTACGATGGCAGACTGCAGAAGAAAGCCAGTTGTATCTTCAAGGACATTACACACCCTGGTCACTCTGTGTTCTCTCCAATGCCCTCTGGTAGGAGATTCAGGTCCATCAAGTCCAAATCAAAACAGGTTAAAAAACTGCTTCTATCCAAAAGCTGTCAAATCCATAACACCAAATGGCCACTGAAAAAGAACTGCTATCACACCTGGAACTGTTCTGTTTGTGCGTGCTGccggtttgtctgtctgttagcACTGTATGCACTTTCATCTACCCTAATCCCTTATGCAACTTTTTAACTTAaatctatttattttgttttaaatgtgttatgtCTCCAATGCGGAGCTGCTAAACTGCTTTTGGTTATCTGTAAAgcaatgacaaataaactatTCTATTGGTTTATGAAAAAGATATTAAACCCATGTTTTGGCAGCTAGTTTCTTAAAGCCAACAGGTGAATCCCTGTAAAGACTTGTGAACTTGCCGAGCTTAATTTGTCATTTCCCTCAGAATGTACCAGATTTTGGCAACGACGATTCAGATTTTGCATCTGGGGTGTTATCAGTGCGAGTTTATAGTCTGTAACATGCTGTTGAGCTGTCGTCTTTGCATAAGAGAGTAGTATTAAGTATACAAAAGTACTTACTGTCCTTCAAGGTGGCCATGCTCCTGACCTGCCCACTGTGAAAAGAAATAATGCATGTGAGCTTTAGCTACAAGCATTACCAACAGGCAATAGCCTAATTAACTATAACATTAGACAATAGAAACAACCATAGCTTCTTGTCACGTTAGTATTTGAATTGAAACTTAAATAACATTCACTTTGTTGCTAGCTATCGCTGCAAGTGTGCTAGCATCAGTTAGCTTAGTATTTCCTGCACAAATAAGCTTCGATAGTTTACCCTAGCAGAAGCTATCTTTGGGACTGACATGCGCGTTAGATAATGTAGTACTGTAGTCATTAGTTGGTTTAATGTTTACTCTCTTCACTAGCTTCTCGCACAATGTCAGAACGTTTTAGCTCGTAAATGTCAAcgtagctagcattagcttctCTGAACTTGTCCATTCACAGTGCAACACACCGCTGTCATTCATTAGCCGCGGCCTCCACGTTAGCACGTCCTTGCATTCAATAACTGGATGTATTCCAGACTACAAGTTACACATTTAGTCTAATCACATACTTCATGAAGTACATAGAAAGACGATACACTTAAAGAAGGTTGCGAAAGTATTGAAATAGTTTGACTTTACCATTGAGGGGAGAACACCAACGCGCTGGTCCTGGCGAACATGGTTACTCCTATGAAGGTCAGACACGCAGGACTGCGCAGGCGCAAGGTAAAGGCAAAAAGCAAAATCATTTACATTTGAGCAAAATGGACGAACGCTGCCTTCACGGACTATCAGAAGAATTGTTAAGATGCGATTCATACACATGAACAAACCCACAATCTCCAAAAACTTAAATTTACCAATTTTGAGAGATGGAAGACGTATTCCGATATCTGCCTTAAGtacaagtacatttttcacagtGTATATTCAAAATTGggctcaagtagaagtacaaaaTATACATCCTGAAATTAAAAGTAAATCACGTAGAATCTGTGGCTCatataaaaaacaatttgtGCTTTATTGACTagctcagtggttcccaaagtggggtccCCAACAAAAGGAGCatgatttattttcactttactTCCATcaataagtaacacaatgacagaacgTATGACTGTTTTGGTGGTctcatacactttctgtaataaaacatctaacaGCAAAAACCCTATCAGAGGCAGGACACAATCTTATTAAATgtctaatttgtgtcatttTAGTATGTATGTgttgatttaaataaaaaagtttagcAACCACTGAATCTATCCATTTATccatctgaaaaaaaaatcattacgCTATATTGTGTAAAATCCGAAGTTTATGAGTCCATGAACGCAGCTACGGTTATCGCGTGTTTTAAACTCTCGCGTCAGGTTATGACGCTGAACACACGGAAACTGTTTACGTTAGTAGCGGTTGTTGGTGGTTTAGCTGTGATTCGAGCAGGCTTTTCTCAGTTTAAACGTTATTAATCGGTACGTATCGgttgttttatgtttattgttgCTGGTCAGAATGGGGAAGGCGGACTTTCTCTCCCCCAAGGCGATAGCCAACCGGATAAAATCCAAAGGTCTCCAGAAGTT
This window encodes:
- the atp5f1c gene encoding ATP synthase F(1) complex subunit gamma, mitochondrial isoform X2, coding for MFARTSALVFSPQCGQVRSMATLKDITLRLKSIKNIQKITKSMKMVAAAKYARAERQLKPARVYGTGALALYEKAEIKAPEDKSAKHLLIGVTSDRGLCGAIHTGVAKLIKSEIAALTSAGNEVMVVNVGDKLRNLLHRSHGQHIILNCKEVGRKPPSFNDASIVASELLNSGHEFDQGTVFFNRFKSVISYKTDRKPLFSTDTITNSESMGIYDDIDADVLRNYQEFALVNIIFLAMKESTTSEQSARMTAMDNASKNASDIIEKLTLKFNRTRQAVITKELIEIISGAAAL